In Panthera leo isolate Ple1 chromosome E3, P.leo_Ple1_pat1.1, whole genome shotgun sequence, a genomic segment contains:
- the ZKSCAN2 gene encoding zinc finger protein with KRAB and SCAN domains 2, translating to MDASLDPQMDAPLEVEGCLIMKVEKDPEWASEPTLEGSESSESETFRKCFRQFCYEDVTGPHEAFSKLWELCCRWLKPEMRSKEQILELLVIEQFLTILPEKIQAWAQKQCPESGEEAVALVIHLEKETGRLRQQVSSPVHSEKQVPLGAAWEVTDFQPEQVETQPRLVSLEEAGSLRSGREEQLNWKREHRPLPKNARPSPWLPVPATEWNNIGQERTTTPLPVVSQGPVKDVRVARGFSYKKSVHQIPVHRDLYRDIRKESAGNMVSLGSTVSVSNKIARLEQRKEPWTLGVHSSNKRSIPRSNYIKEKPVHATQIPARSAGRMWGEQQHWGLEDEKIAGVHWSYEETKTFLAILKESRFYETLQACPRNSQVYGAVAEWLRECGFLRTPEQCRTKFKSLQKSYRKVRNGHVLEPCAFFEDMDALLNPAAHASAADKPKEIISLPRLKRVDVNAKEQTSLLEEEEAAEASDGDERGVAFIRKSEIRGAPVLFQNLSGVHWGYEETKTFLDILRETRFYEALQACHRKSKLYGAVAEQLRECGFLRTPEQCRTKFKSLQKSYRKVKNGHVLESCAFYKEMDALINSRAAAPSADTPEEVPSPSGQEREEVEMESQEPTGWEPEETSQEATGEDSGSERTSEEEIVHESEFQGPPGLLQSPSDFEIGRSIKEDATQVIYKDTEQHRALIGKSKRVVSQNADPGKYRKRECISGRQWESLQAVRQGKLMSQPRDSGRAAAHPRPLVGRRPYRLLKYGDGFGRNARLMCRVTHQKENPYQCGVCGKCFGRSRSLIRHQRIHTGEKPFKCLDCGKSFNDSSNFGAHQRVHTGEKPYRCGECGKCFSQSSSLIIHQRTHTGEKPYQCGECGKSFTNSSHFSAHRRVHTGENPYKCADCEKSFNNCTRFREHRRIHTGEKPYGCAQCGKRFSKSSVLAKHREVHSREKLLPHPPPACALESPPKGKTDDFRKTF from the exons ATGGATGCATCCCTGGACCCTCAGATGGACGCACCCCTGGAGGTTGAGGGATGCTTAATAATGAAGGTAGAAAAGGACCCCGAGTGGGCATCGGAGCCCACTCTGGAAGGATCGGAGAGCTCTGAGTCTGAGACCTTTCGCAAATGCTTCAGGCAATTCTGTTACGAGGATGTGACTGGACCCCATGAAGCTTTCAGTAAACTCTGGGAACTTTGCTGCCGGTGGCTGAAGCCCGAAATGCGTTCCAAGGAGCAGATCCTTGAGCTGCTGGTGATTGAACAGTTTCTCACCATTTTGCCCGAGAAGATTCAGGCGTGGGCTCAGAAACAGTGTCCGGAAAGTGGAGAGGAGGCGGTGGCCCTGGTAATACATTTGGAGAAAGAGACTGGAAGACTAAGACAGCAG GTTAGCAGTCCTGTGCACTCAGAGAAGCAGGTACCACTGGGAGCAGCATGGGAGGTAACGGACTTTCAGCCAGAGCAGGTGGAGACCCAACCCAGACTGGTGTCTCTGGAGGAAGCTGGAAGCCTCCGCTCAGGACGGGAGGAGCAGCTGAACTGGAAGAGAGAGCATCGGCCCTTACCCAAGAATG CTCGGCCTTCTCCCTGGCTTCCTGTCCCTGCTACTGAATGGAACAACATAGGTCAGGAAAGAACAACCACACCACTACCTGTTGTGTCTCAG GGGCCGGTGAAAGATGTCCGCGTGGCGAGAGGCTTTTCCTACAAAAAGAGCGTACATCAGATTCCCGTTCACAGAGACCTGTACCGGGATATTAGGAAAGAGAGTGCTGGGAACATGGTCTCCCTGG GAAGTACCGTGTCCGTGTCTAACAAGATTGCCCGGTTGGAGCAAAGAAAGGAGCCATGGACCCTAGGTGTACACTCTTCTAACAAAAGGAGTATTCCCCGAAGCAACTACATCAAGGAAAAGCCGGTTCACGCGACTCAGATCCCCGCGCGCAGTGCGGGGCGAATGTGGGGCGAGCAGCAGCACTGGGGTTTGGAAGACGAGAAAATAGCAGGCGTGCACTGGAGCTATGAGGAGACGAAGACGTTCCTCGCGATTCTCAAGGAGTCTCGCTTTTATGAAACGCTGCAGGCTTGTCCCCGGAACAGCCAGGTGTACGGGGCCGTGGCCGAGTGGCTGCGCGAGTGCGGCTTCCTCCGGACGCCGGAGCAGTGCCGGACCAAGTTCAAAAGTCTCCAGAAGAGCTACCGGAAGGTGAGAAACGGCCACGTGCTGGAACCCTGTGCCTTCTTTGAGGACATGGACGCCCTGTTGAACCCCGCAGCCCATGCTTCAGCCGCTGATAAGCCAAAggagattatctctctccccaGACTAAAGAGAGTTGATGTCAATGCTAAAGAACAGACCAGTttgttggaggaggaggaagccgcAGAGGCATCCGATGGTGACGAGAGGGGTGTTGCGTTCATCCGGAAGTCTGAGATTCGAGGCGCCCCTGTCTTGTTCCAGAACCTGAGCG GTGTGCACTGGGGCTACGAGGAAACCAAGACTTTTCTTGATATCCTGCGGGAGACTCGGTTCTACGAAGCCCTCCAAGCCTGTCATCGGAAGAGCAAGCTGTACGGGGCCGTGGCTGAACAACTCCGGGAGTGCGGCTTCCTCCGGACGCCGGAGCAGTGCCGGACCAAGTTCAAAAGCCTCCAGAAGAGCTACCGCAAAGTGAAAAACGGTCACGTGCTGGAGTCCTGTGCGTTCTACAAGGAGATGGACGCGCTGATCAACTCTCGGGCCGCTGCCCCTTCCGCCGACACTCCAGAGGAAGTCCCATCACCctcagggcaggagagagaggaggttgAGATGGAGTCCCAGGAACCCACAGGCTGGGAACCTGAGGAGACCTCACAGGAGGCAACGGGAGAAGATTCTGGCAGCGAGAGAACGAGTGAGGAGGAAATCGTACACGAGTCGGAATTCCAGGGGCCCCCGGGTCTACTGCAAAGCCCGAGCG attTTGAAATTGGACGTAGTATCAAGGAGGATGCAACACAGGTAATCTACAAGGACACGGAACAGCATCGGGCACTGATAGGAAAGTCTAAGAGGGTTGTTTCCCAGAACGCTGATCCAGGTAAATACCGGAAAAGGGAATGCATCTCAGGAAGACAGTGGGAAAGCCTTCAAGCGGTCAGGCAGGGAAAGCTGATGTCTCAGCCCCGAGATTCAGGGAGAGCCGCAGCGCATCCGAGGCCTTTGGTGGGGAGGAGACCCTACCGGCTTCTCAAATACGGAGACGGCTTCGGGAGGAATGCTCGTCTGATGTGCCGGGTCACCCACCAGAAGGAAAACCCTTACCAGTGCGGTGTCTGCGGGAAGTGCTTCGGCAGAAGCAGGAGCCTAATCAGACACCAAAGAATCCACACGGGAGAAAAGCCGTTCAAGTGTCTTGACTGTGGGAAAAGCTTTAACGACTCCTCCAACTTTGGTGCCCACCAGAGAGTCCACACGGGGGAGAAACCCTACAGGTGCGGAGAGTGTGGAAAGTGCTTCAGTCAGAGCTCCAGCCTCATCATCCACCAGAGGACGCACACGGGAGAGAAGCCTTATCAGTGCGGGGAGTGCGGGAAGAGCTTCACCAACAGCTCCCATTTCAGCGCCCACCGCAGGGTGCACACTGGCGAGAACCCCTACAAATGTGCGGACTGTGAAAAAAGCTTCAATAACTGTACGAGGTTTCGCGAGCACCGGAGGATACACACCGGAGAGAAGCCCTACGGCTGTGCCCAGTGTGGCAAACGTTTCAGTAAGAGCTCTGTCCTCGCCAAGCATCGGGAGGTTCATTCCAGAGAGAAGCTTCTGCCACACCCACCGCCCGCCTGTGCCCTGGAGAGCCCGCCTAAGGGAAAGACTGATGACTTCAGGAAAACGTTTTGA